ccctttgatctcagcgctgttgTCCTTTCCTGCATTCATAGCGGAAGAAGACAAATTCCTTAACTAACTTACAGTATGTCCTTTGTTTTGAGCTTAACCCATTTTTGTCGCCTCTCTTTCAATACACACATACTTGacatactttttaaagataatggcgcaacattttaaacgatttagttaATTGTTAAATCGTAGGTTAAAAGGTGATTTAGCTAATTTTTAACGATTCACCGATTTTAAGAACTTACTATCTGAAAGTAATTTGCTATAGTTTAAATCATGGAATCGCTACTTTAACGTTTAGCAATTAGTTAAATACATATGTCATATgtacaattgttttataaaagcaATGGTCCAGAACGGTTGGAAATCTTAAAGCGTAgttactttgtttattttcacgaactgttgtcactttttagaaatgtttagatgctcgttttttaataaaaggcaattagcAAGTTAGCAAAggtttaaaattgtcaattctattaGTAAACtgataaatatttagcaaactgctaactagtaaattgttaaaaccttagcaataagttctttaaaattttgcaccaaTGAGTCTACGCACTACGTTAAAGAAATAACATCACATTACAGTatatcaccttgtctaaaaccttttttttacatataaagTGTCAGTTGAGTTGTTTAAAACCAGCACAAACGAAGATGTCGTCATATTCGTCCCAGAAAAAATGGTGGATTGTAGTCGATTGTAGACTTTCTTGGTGTAAAGATAcgctatcaggttgttgacgatggtcttaagacgttcacatattaagaAAAAGTAGATTTTGTTTACGATGATTCAGAATGTCAACATTAAATATTAACCACGCTAGATTTTGACACAAATATTCTCGTAATAAATTGTTgttgattatttttgaaaaaaaaataattattaaatactgACCGTAAATTGCGCggatttttaatagttttttttttattaacattaaattcTGTCTAGGGTTATTCATTCATGTGTACCTGTACCTTTGTTAAGATGGCATACAAATTTCATTTGGCCATTCCCGTAAATGTTAACAAAACCACGTTTGAGCTCAAAATCCTTTAAAACCTTTTTCAATCACTTTGTAGATGAAAGACAACTCTATACATGCCAACATAGTATTAATACTGAATATTATATCTTTTACAGACGATTACCGAAGTgccaattaaaaatgaaaatgacattatcaaaaataatactgAAGAAGCTACTcccaaagaagaagaagaactgtCAGAGATCAAAGGATCTGAAGAAAATcctattaaagaaaacaaaagtaacAAAGACGAAACTCCTACAAAATTAGCCCAAGAAGAATCAAATGACGtcttagaagaagaagaagaacaaaaagagATTCCAAAAACTGATGTCCACAGTCCAACTATTGATGTTGCTGAAAATGTGGTAGAAAAAACCAAAGGAGGAGAGGTAAgcgaaaattcaaaagaaacagAACTAGAACAAGAAAAGAATAAATCTCCAGAAAAAACAGAAACTTCAGCCACTGTTTGCGAAACTAAGAAAACGCTTAGTCGTAATAAAGAACGTCGGGCTCagataattttgagaaaaaaagaacaagaaaatgATGAAAACGATGAATTCAACAATACTTCGGAAAAAGTTTCAACACCatcaactgaaaaaaagaaaagcactAAAAAGCGTAGATGGCTTTCGAAAAGGGCAACTGATTCAAATACACAAATTCTAGCTATTTCAACGGATTCCCTTAAGAATTTAATCTCCGATGTACATCCAGTGCCATTGTGCGATGTTAAATTAGAGTCTTCATCGGAAGTGGAGGAAATTGAATCAGAGCGAGAGGAAGGAGAGGCATCCCCTACCCCTGTAAAATCAAGAACTGAAAAGCCAAGTGTTTTTGATAGGGATCGCATCTCATCAAAAATGTACGAAAATCCAAtcagaaaaatttcaattctgagtgataGGGATGACCATCTTCCTCCAATTCCAACAAAGAATGAAACCAGCTCTATTTTGTACATAACAAATCTGGTTCGACCCTTTACGGTATTGCAATTGAAAGGCTTACTTGCAAGAACTGGAAAAATAGTTGATAATCGTTTTTGGATTGATAAAATCAAATCTAAATGCTATATTCAGTATGAAACTGAAGAGtaagttgtttaaaacaaaagcaattcaaattcattttaattaataatgttaTTTACTTTAAAGTGAGGCTATAGAAACACGACATGCCCTTCATGGTGTTCGTTGGCCAACTTCTAATCCGAAATGTTTAAATGTCGATTTTGGAACAGCCGCCGACATGGAGAAGGCAATGATGTCTTCACAAGAAGCAGGACCTCAATTTGGGCATGAGCTTGGACGGGAAAACCGTGTCGTCGGAACTGGATGGGATAGGGATCGGTTCGATTATGAAGAAAAGAaggtatattaaaaaatacaaaaattaaacaagacACTTCCTACCAACTAACGAAAAGATACAGATTCAGGTAGGTAGACCAGTTCGTGAATGGGATGTTGGTAAGAGAGAAGAATTGGAAATTGAAGCAGAGAGAGCCAGGAAGAGAGACAAAATTCGCAGTGGGGAACGTAGTGAAAGAGTAATTCACAACGATCGCGTAGATAAGGAAAGCATACGAATTGACGAGCGTAGTGAAAGGGAACGCGATAGAAAACGAAGATCATCTGACCGTGAACGCCGTCGCAGTTTGAGCGCTTCACCTGGTATGTATTTTAGTTTCGTTGAagattacttttatattttctttaccttctgttttttccaaaatggattttttactgttgattaaaaaaaaaaaagggttttagCTTACAgtgctgacaaaaaaaaaacaatgaacacGTTCCACTTCTGtgccttttattgaaaaataataaatacaaatcacagaagaatatatgtacataagtattaCACCAAGTTTGTTAACATTAGttggttcaaaatattttagaataataCGACCTTATTATAACAGATTCTCATCTTCCTACCTTAAAATTAATCAGCTTAACGCAAGTCTCTACAGGTATACGTTacctttcattttgtatttttggccATAGAGTTATTATTGTACGCCTACTCTTTTAAGTGTCATTTTTATTAGAAAGTGTTTATTGTGTTgtcaacttttagaaatgcttttaaGTCAAGATTTTGTGGAACTTATCATCtaattttgcgttttatttaaaattggtcAAACTAGAGCTGCTGAAAAACTAGACGAAATCACTGTACATTCTTCGTTTACTTGGTAGCGATCGTCAGACAGATGTATATTTGTTCACCAGAACTAAAATTTATCTTCGTTGCCGaaaacaagaaattaaacaaGGGTTTAACCTCGGAACGAAAGATAGAAGGCTGGAAGTTTGTTTATAAGATCCTTTTGAGttacaaaatcacaaaataaaactgaaaatatacTGATGGGATGCTGCAATCTTTAGTAGAAGATTAGACAACAATTTGAATGCtataatatttcaaacaaaaaacatttgttattagaatctttattttttttctttgctatcTATCTCTGACACGGTTAAGCGTATGCTAAAAAGATTAAGACAAACATTTTAGTAAATTGTATAGCTGATAATTTCGATAGACGTGTTAAGGACGCATTGGATTTATACAAACGGAGATAATAACGAAAAAGGAATTTTCCCGACTGTTGGCGTCCATGACTGACGACGCGGACATGAGATGTTATTGTTTGCAAACGTATACAATaccttttgttttgaaaatttagctTGGTCAGATGATGAACTTTTCATGGACTCTCCTGTTGCctgggacaagctacaatgggctctcaacagcttcaaaccttttaaatctgcaggactagatggaataataccagccgagctacaaaagacttctgacataattgcaccaatccttcaaatttttaccagctgtctttacctggtccatgttgcCTCGGCATGAAGAGAAGTTAAAgatgtttttatacccaaagaaTGTAAATGCTTGCAAGTCAATcgtaaagatctacgacctataaatctatcatcattccttccttggaaagattgattgatatccatttaagggcaagtattgatacaagacttctgtcttcgtctgcctattgtaaaggtaaatcagtggaaacagcgttaccgacgttagtacgcaccgtcgaatattccctccatcataaagagttcactacagttgctttccttgacatcgaaggtgccgttaacaacgtggacacatcacatctgcactaacatctcgtTTCGTTATTGGAGGGaaaccgcaaggtggtgttatatcccctctcctctggaacctagtggtgaatgaaatcctaactagtctggaggcggagggcttcagagtgatagcctatgcgtacgacgttgctatagcagtgtCAGGAAAGCAtattaacaccttaaaagaactcttacaaaatgccttagacagactaatactttgggctgatcggtgtggactggttGTTAACCCGCACAAAACCGATTTACAGCCCTATTACGGTTGTCAATTATCAATACGctagttgacatttttcaatgaaattgatgaattggtattatcgttgtcagcaatcaaaatttttgataaactgtgaACGCTCTTCAGAAATTGTGAATGATTTAAATTGACAGTATTGGTATTAGTCTttttttcgaggagatacaaaattccatttgtcaaccctccctatattaaagaaatccaattaaaattctcagccCAGGCTAAATACCTGCGTCTTAtctaagataaaaaaaactaaattggaaacgcaacgtacaggaaagagtcaaaaaagctactgtagctctcttttcttgcaaaaaagctattggtaataaatggggcttacaacccagaatcacgcattggctatacacatcggtaatcagacagATTTGattgtacggtgtggcagtatgctGGCTTGCTTTAGAGAAATCTGTAAACcgagataaattaaattaagtccaacgttcagcttgcctatgtataagcggatcgcttcgcacgaccccatctgcggcactggacaccttactctacctaacacctcttgacatatttagcaaacaaatagccgcaagctctgctattcgcctcaatgctccgtcgcagtggactaacaacaacattggccattccgtaattcttaggtatttagaatcaattccaaagcacacagactgcatttcgacagaaatttccagatttctatacctcccagatctttttgggataAAAGAACATTCTTGggggatgagtcaatccatttttacacagatgggtcaaaaacaaaagaaggggttggtggaggtgtgtactctgaatgactgaaattaagtctctcattccgcctttccaatcattgtagcgtgatTCAGacggaatttttggcgataaaggaaggaagtgtcctggcttaaagaaaacgtgataacGCCACCTGTTATCCGTATTTTTCAAATAGCCACGCccctatcaaatctctggactctgtctctacaaactctataacagtccataactgtcgatcatctctaatggagatggcacaacagtttaataatcACCTTTGCTGGTTGCCgggctacttgtaaactgttgctaatgcaagacgctgttaggagggcaggcaccaggtggaacaacattaccacgtgtcaggtcacaaaaaacatctggccaacactggatttaaaacgtgcctgctctctctaagcagatcgcatataagctcgataataggtatcataaccggacactgtctaacaggaaagcacgccacgcgattAGGCGTATTcgcaaatgacttttgcagaagctgtatggacgaggatgagaaagaaacagttcttcaaacgcaagaattacctaggagaattcttctttaacgatcttaagggacttaaactggttccattgatcTTGAGAGGAAGCCTCGAGATTaatgtggtattacaatgggccattaaactggcctaagtgtgtccgtttccatcatggacagccacttcaacctaacctaacctgttgCCACTTTTTAACtcctattaaaaataagaaaaaatgttgacaCTTTTTTAGCTATGGAACGTATAGCGCAATGgctgtttaattttttgctgTTCCATgaagaaaacttgaaaaactCCTTCATCgcattaaataagttttatttaaggtggTTAGGTTCTAGCTCATCTAAATATCAATAAAGAAAAAGTAGCCAGTATAAAGCTGaagatttcttcattttttctttgtttatagtTGCAGACCTGGAAAGCTGTCaatgaaattgtaaaattttaagtaccAAAATGTTGGGCACAAATTTGTCCAGTGCCGAGAttcgttacttttttttttaaattgtacatttttttaatcagtttttaaactttgaa
This window of the Eupeodes corollae chromosome 3, idEupCoro1.1, whole genome shotgun sequence genome carries:
- the LOC129949585 gene encoding apoptotic chromatin condensation inducer in the nucleus isoform X2, translating into MRRRSERKKSTDVVQSPPPVLKRSRRSRRSSSQTETPQKTNKTDIENGQNEVPNEDLATLSSVAEPKNNGELVEVESSVPTPKEDTKIDSLRDQRLETITEVPIKNENDIIKNNTEEATPKEEEELSEIKGSEENPIKENKSNKDETPTKLAQEESNDVLEEEEEQKEIPKTDVHSPTIDVAENVVEKTKGGEVSENSKETELEQEKNKSPEKTETSATVCETKKTLSRNKERRAQIILRKKEQENDENDEFNNTSEKVSTPSTEKKKSTKKRRWLSKRATDSNTQILAISTDSLKNLISDVHPVPLCDVKLESSSEVEEIESEREEGEASPTPVKSRTEKPSVFDRDRISSKMYENPIRKISILSDRDDHLPPIPTKNETSSILYITNLVRPFTVLQLKGLLARTGKIVDNRFWIDKIKSKCYIQYETEDEAIETRHALHGVRWPTSNPKCLNVDFGTAADMEKAMMSSQEAGPQFGHELGRENRVVGTGWDRDRFDYEEKKIQVGRPVREWDVGKREELEIEAERARKRDKIRSGERSERVIHNDRVDKESIRIDERSERERDRKRRSSDRERRRSLSASPARKIKKKNNDPPLRLLDDLFRKTKTTPCIYWLPLTPEQIAEKEAFRLRRVAEHQERIRQRELEKEKDRERERERDREREKERRRERDRSNGHRRTNSRDRRRY
- the LOC129949585 gene encoding apoptotic chromatin condensation inducer in the nucleus isoform X1; this translates as MRRRSERKKSTDVVQSPPPVLKRSRRSRRSSSQTETPQKTNKTDIENGQNEVPNEDLATLSSVAEPKNNGELVEVESSVPTPKEDTKIDSLRDQRLETITEVPIKNENDIIKNNTEEATPKEEEELSEIKGSEENPIKENKSNKDETPTKLAQEESNDVLEEEEEQKEIPKTDVHSPTIDVAENVVEKTKGGEVSENSKETELEQEKNKSPEKTETSATVCETKKTLSRNKERRAQIILRKKEQENDENDEFNNTSEKVSTPSTEKKKSTKKRRWLSKRATDSNTQILAISTDSLKNLISDVHPVPLCDVKLESSSEVEEIESEREEGEASPTPVKSRTEKPSVFDRDRISSKMYENPIRKISILSDRDDHLPPIPTKNETSSILYITNLVRPFTVLQLKGLLARTGKIVDNRFWIDKIKSKCYIQYETEDEAIETRHALHGVRWPTSNPKCLNVDFGTAADMEKAMMSSQEAGPQFGHELGRENRVVGTGWDRDRFDYEEKKIQIQVGRPVREWDVGKREELEIEAERARKRDKIRSGERSERVIHNDRVDKESIRIDERSERERDRKRRSSDRERRRSLSASPARKIKKKNNDPPLRLLDDLFRKTKTTPCIYWLPLTPEQIAEKEAFRLRRVAEHQERIRQRELEKEKDRERERERDREREKERRRERDRSNGHRRTNSRDRRRY